The following proteins are encoded in a genomic region of Bacteroidota bacterium:
- a CDS encoding MarC family protein translates to MISFFILTFSALFSLLNPIGAVPAFLSLTANYSDDLKITLAKKTSIYIFFIMLFFFICGQLILNFYGITIDSLRIAGGIIICKSGLGLLKSKNKKEKNLTQTIKLEALQKNDISFTPLAMPLLAGPGTISYLIATSLQEMHIVQYITIFSCILSISILSYLILKLSPKILKYIGHSGISAMANVMGFFVLALGIQSIFTGLQSLLKSIVLL, encoded by the coding sequence ATGATAAGCTTCTTTATTCTAACATTCTCTGCACTTTTTTCTTTACTCAATCCAATAGGTGCTGTGCCTGCATTCCTTTCTCTTACTGCCAATTATTCGGACGATTTAAAAATAACACTTGCAAAAAAAACATCTATTTATATTTTCTTCATAATGCTATTCTTTTTTATTTGCGGACAATTAATTCTAAATTTTTACGGTATAACCATTGATAGTCTTCGTATTGCGGGTGGAATAATTATTTGCAAATCAGGATTAGGATTGTTAAAATCAAAAAACAAGAAGGAGAAAAATTTGACACAAACTATTAAACTGGAAGCATTGCAAAAAAACGACATTTCCTTTACTCCGTTAGCTATGCCATTGCTTGCAGGGCCTGGCACTATCTCTTACCTAATAGCAACCAGTTTACAAGAAATGCACATTGTACAATATATAACAATATTTTCGTGTATACTTTCCATATCAATTCTATCTTATCTTATTCTCAAGCTATCTCCTAAAATATTAAAATATATAGGGCACTCCGGAATTAGTGCAATGGCAAATGTTATGGGATTTTTTGTATTAGCACTTGGGATACAATCTATATTTACCGGTTTGCAAAGCTTATTAAAATCTATTGTACTGTTATAG
- a CDS encoding DUF3817 domain-containing protein, with the protein MNTNIKSALYRFRITAFTEGISYLILLFIAMPLKYIFAMPGLVKIVGMIHGILFVAFVVTLIDVTMQNKWKANKAIFAFILSLIPFGTFYLDKKLKEEAIN; encoded by the coding sequence ATGAATACCAATATAAAATCTGCACTGTACCGATTTAGAATAACAGCATTTACAGAAGGTATCTCCTACTTAATTTTGTTATTTATTGCAATGCCACTAAAATATATATTTGCGATGCCGGGGTTGGTAAAAATTGTTGGAATGATTCATGGTATTCTTTTTGTTGCTTTTGTTGTTACGTTGATAGACGTAACCATGCAAAACAAATGGAAAGCGAATAAAGCTATTTTTGCATTTATACTTTCTCTAATTCCCTTCGGAACATTCTATTTAGATAAAAAATTAAAAGAAGAAGCAATAAATTAA